From a single Bacillota bacterium genomic region:
- a CDS encoding PHP domain-containing protein, whose protein sequence is MLVKTDFHLHTRYIGCADETMEVVDILRICQDAGLEEIAITDHLNHLGQLDQHWQIKEALVRCDESITVYFGAELNFSGPNGQLAIDDEAFENAMGFQFFIGGIHSAYGTDRTPLEILRTQQEHFLKICNHPQVSVLVHPFWFPRREYVAMPWLKDLSALPEEWIAELGETAVKTGTAIEINAEAIFDCPYYPESFKESYLEFLARLKEYGVRFSFGTDSHSIGQLASISTLQRVAKQLGITMEQIWRPEGLVDIRKVQ, encoded by the coding sequence ATGCTTGTCAAGACCGACTTTCATCTTCATACGCGCTACATTGGATGCGCCGACGAGACCATGGAGGTGGTGGACATCCTCCGGATTTGCCAGGACGCTGGTCTCGAGGAGATTGCTATCACAGATCACCTGAACCACTTAGGACAACTGGACCAGCACTGGCAGATCAAAGAAGCTCTCGTCCGGTGCGACGAAAGCATCACTGTCTATTTCGGGGCGGAGCTGAATTTCTCGGGACCAAACGGTCAGCTTGCCATTGACGATGAAGCCTTTGAAAACGCCATGGGTTTCCAATTTTTCATCGGGGGGATTCACAGCGCATACGGAACTGATCGGACTCCCCTTGAGATCCTGCGCACTCAGCAAGAACACTTTCTCAAGATCTGCAACCATCCACAGGTTAGTGTGCTGGTCCACCCATTCTGGTTTCCTCGTCGGGAATATGTTGCCATGCCTTGGCTAAAGGATCTGTCGGCCCTGCCGGAGGAATGGATTGCTGAGTTGGGGGAGACAGCGGTAAAGACGGGCACCGCCATCGAGATTAACGCCGAAGCCATTTTCGATTGTCCCTACTACCCCGAGTCCTTTAAGGAGAGTTACCTGGAGTTTCTTGCACGCCTGAAGGAATACGGTGTCAGGTTCTCCTTTGGTACCGATTCCCATTCCATCGGGCAGCTGGCAAGTATATCTACCCTCCAACGGGTGGCGAAGCAGCTGGGTATAACTATGGAACAAATCTGGCGGCCCGAAGGTCTTGTCGACATTCGGAAGGTCCAGTGA